The Salvelinus namaycush isolate Seneca chromosome 1, SaNama_1.0, whole genome shotgun sequence genome has a window encoding:
- the LOC120047767 gene encoding transcription factor Maf-like: MASELAMSNSDLPTSPLAMEYVNDFDLMKFEVKKEPVEPDRNISQCSRLIAGGSLSSTPMSTPCSSVPPSPSFSSPSPGSGSEQKAHLEDFYWMSGYQPQLNPEALGFSPEDAVEALINNSHQLQSFDGYPRGQQFAGGAGGGGTMGGEEMGSAAAVVSAVIAAAAAQNGGPHHHHHHHNGGHHHQSPGVSSNGSSGGNHPHMGHLDDRFSDDQLVGMSVRELNRQLRGVSKEEVIRLKQKRRTLKNRGYAQSCRYKRVQQRHVLEGEKTQLVQQVDHLKAEISRLARERDAYKEKYEKLISNGFRENGSSSDNNPSSPEFFMSSRKFLHL, translated from the coding sequence ATGGCATCAGAACTGGCAATGAGCAACTCCGACCTGCCCACCAGTCCCCTGGCCATGGAATATGTTAATGACTTCGATCTGATGAAGTTTGAAGTGAAAAAGGAGCCGGTGGAGCCTGATCGCAACATCAGCCAGTGCAGCCGCCTTATCGCCGGGGGATCCTTGTCTTCCACCCCGATGAGCACGCCTTGCAGCTCGGTGCCCCCTTCTCCAAGCTTCTCGTCGCCCAGTCCGGGGTCGGGGAGCGAACAGAAGGCACACTTGGAGGATTTCTACTGGATGTCCGGTTATCAACCGCAGTTGAATCCGGAGGCGCTGGGCTTCAGCCCCGAAGACGCAGTTGAGGCGCTGATCAACAACAGTCACCAGCTCCAGTCCTTCGATGGCTATCCTAGAGGGCAGCAGTTTGCCGGCGGAGCCGGAGGAGGAGGCACCATGGGCGGGGAAGAGATGGGCTCAGCCGCGGCGGTGGTGTCCGCAGTTATCGCCGCCGCAGCAGCCCAGAACGGGgggccccaccaccaccatcaccaccacaacGGCGGCCACCATCACCAATCACCTGGGGTCTCGTCCAACGGCAGCTCCGGAGGAAACCACCCACACATGGGACATTTGGACGACCGGTTTTCGGACGACCAGCTGGTGGGCATGTCGGTGCGGGAGCTCAACCGGCAGCTACGTGgagtcagcaaggaagaagtgaTCCGGCTGAAACAGAAGAGGAGGACCCTAAAGAACAGAGGCTATGCGCAGTCCTGCCGCTACAAGCGGGTGCAGCAGCGGCACGTCCTGGAGGGCGAGAAGACGCAGCTCGTCCAGCAAGTTGACCACCTCAAGGCGGAGATCTCCAGGCTGGCCAGGGAGAGGGACGCATACAAAGAAAAATATGAGAAGCTCATCAGCAACGGCTTCAGAGAAAATGGATCCAGCAGTGACAACAACCCTTCCTCCCCGGAGTTTTTCAT